The following are from one region of the Capsicum annuum cultivar UCD-10X-F1 chromosome 1, UCD10Xv1.1, whole genome shotgun sequence genome:
- the LOC107873998 gene encoding uncharacterized protein LOC107873998 has product MAMSLEDLLAKEGFNRRMSKTMPRASSGTKGKSGPIYRLQDPYKYVASSGAKKTERIKSDIPRHDLKSKHRMGSCDLSSDVKRISISSFDEFLSANASQSNEIVEVEERNDLRYNRIYSNRTYRNDGEGKSSSRSEEAEAKRESFGKDTRATTKCLNNSSKHISGRPSFRDNYQKHMEQPETSYSRSARSSLTNKSYGEIEHNAAVPAFDEVAIQAVISILSGHIKCFLRDEDFRTSLRHNSFASLNFVGSEEGLNTESKIIATLEQAIETVERAAEDCANERELKKASLQLSIITGLNSGELRDQFTSGIPNSKLAACAHLYLSVIYKIQKKDRSAAKHLLQVFCDSPFQARTSLLTDLWDRMFLPHLSHLKDWYDSEANFLDDLRNKSRKLKLLDKLYSENLDKCTSQFAVYYKDWLIDGAEIPVVPSIQIPSISIQRGGSFSNSSHLSSGLGGFSPQPFVSKKLYDEVFRHSHKLGAESEEHQDESYEISKRRPASFAAKNLVPLTYSAEVIKCIERDVEPGATDDSLSFEYVTSNNLDRYV; this is encoded by the coding sequence ATGGCCATGTCACTGGAGGACCTCCTCGCAAAGGAAGGATTCAATAGGAGGATGTCAAAAACGATGCCTAGAGCTTCATCGGGAACAAAGGGAAAGAGTGGTCCTATTTACCGACTTCAAGATCCTTATAAGTATGTCGCTTCATCAGGTGCAAAAAAGACGGAGAGGATAAAATCTGATATCCCCCGGCATGACTTGAAAAGTAAGCACAGAATGGGCTCTTGCGATCTATCATCAGATGTTAAGAGGATAAGTATTAGTTCTTTCGATGAGTTTCTATCTGCTAATGCTTCTCAAAGCAATGAGATAGTTGAGGTCGAAGAGCGAAATGATTTGAGATACAACCGTATATACTCAAATCGAACTTACAGAAATGACGGCGAAGGCAAGTCTTCTAGCAGAAGTGAGGAAGCAGAAGCAAAGAGAGAATCCTTCGGAAAAGATACACGAGCAACAACAAAATGTCTCAATAATTCGAGCAAACATATTTCAGGACGTCCAAGCTTTAGAGATAATTATCAGAAGCATATGGAACAGCCGGAGACGTCCTACAGCAGATCAGCTAGAAGTTCACTAACCAACAAAAGTTACGGGGAGATTGAGCACAATGCAGCTGTTCCTGCTTTTGATGAAGTAGCTATTCAAGCCGTTATCTCTATCTTGAGCGGGCATATAAAATGTTTTCTCCGAGATGAGGATTTTAGGACATCGCTTCGTCACAATAGTTTTGCTTCCCTAAATTTTGTTGGATCTGAAGAAGGCCTGAATACTGAAAGCAAGATCATAGCCACTCTAGAACAGGCTATCGAAACAGTAGAAAGAGCTGCAGAGGATTGTGCAAATGAGAGAGAGCTTAAGAAAGCCTCACTGCAGCTTAGTATAATAACTGGGTTGAATTCAGGTGAGTTACGGGATCAGTTTACGTCTGGAATTCCCAATTCTAAATTGGCAGCTTGTGCTCATCTGTATCTCAGTGTAATATATAAGATACAGAAGAAGGACCGTAGCGCTGCAAAGCACCTCCTGCAAGTTTTCTGCGATTCACCTTTTCAAGCAAGGACTAGTTTGCTGACTGATTTGTGGGATCGCATGTTTCTTCCTCATCTTTCACATTTAAAGGACTGGTATGATTCAGAAGCTAATTTTCTTGATGATTTACGTAATAAGTCAAGAAAGCTGAAGCTACTTGACAAATTGTACAGTGAAAATCTGGACAAATGTACTTCTCAGTTTGCAGTTTACTACAAGGATTGGCTAATCGATGGGGCTGAGATTCCTGTAGTTCCTTCTATTCAAATTCCTTCGATATCTATACAGCGTGGAGGTTCCTTTAGCAACTCTTCCCACTTAAGTAGTGGCCTTGGCGGTTTCTCACCTCAGCCGTTTGTTAGCAAAAAGTTGTATGATGAAGTATTCCGTCATTCACATAAACTAGGAGCGGAATCAGAAGAGCACCAGGACGAAAGCTATGAAATTAGTAAGAGAAGGCCTGCTAGTTTTGCTGCTAAAAATCTGGTACCGTTGACATACTCCGCTGAAGTGATTAAGTGTATAGAGCGAGATGTTGAGCCTGGTGCTACAGATGATTCATTAAGTTTTGAATACGTAACTTCAAACAACTTGGATCGGTATGTGTAA